A genomic stretch from Arachis stenosperma cultivar V10309 chromosome 3, arast.V10309.gnm1.PFL2, whole genome shotgun sequence includes:
- the LOC130966432 gene encoding uncharacterized protein LOC130966432 gives MKIKEEELVDKFVDLKLDIGEVAERACLNQLQISSTFKSKIKRGQQDEQKLQQLFQPVGEKRREEFTKDDEGLRRYKGRICVPDARSLRQDLLSEAHNSGFFIHPESTKMYYDLRKMFWWSEIKGDVAIVVSKCLTRQKAKIEHQKPLGMIKPLEIPQWKWEGVAIDFCDRVTED, from the coding sequence ATGAAGATTAAAGAAGAGGAGCTAGTAGATAAGTTCGTGGATCTTAAGCTGGATATTGGTGAAGTTGCCGAAAGAGCTTGTTTGAACCAGTTACAGATCTCAAGCACATttaaatcaaaaataaaaaggggtCAGCAAGATGAGCAGAAGCTTCAGCAATTGTTTCAACCAGTTGGTGAGAAGAGGCGTGAAGAATTCACTAAGGATGATGAAGGGTTAAGAAGATATAAAGGGAGAATTTGTGTACCGGATGCTAGAAGTTTGCGACAAGATTTGTTGTCGGAAGCTCACAATAGTGGGTTTTTCATTCATCCCGAAAGCACGAAAATGTATTATGACTTGAGGAAGATGTTCTGGTGGTCTGAGATAAAAGGTGATGTAGCTATAGTGGTATCTAAGTGTTTAACGCGTCAGAAGGCGAAGATAGAGCATCAGAAGCCGTTAGGAATGATAAAGCCTCTTGAGATTCCGCAGTGGAAGTGGGAAGGAGTCGCGATAGATTTTTGTGACCGGGTTACCGAGGACTAG
- the LOC130966433 gene encoding uncharacterized protein LOC130966433, with product MANLANTMEVNAVVILQVVQRLTQPARSKNDKGKSAEDSLSGVPRTLATFQKADPPVFNGSANHTEADNWFQVVEHALLTQHVPYDKFVEHATYQLVGEAQQWWQGECRLLYQQNVNITWALFEAAFYKKYFLESINQARELEFLQLKQGSMTIAEYTNKFEELCRFSRISQGTSGSYEGWKYVKYEVRLREDIRRAVAPLEMRRFSELVDNARVVEEYARTVASSRNTHGGNTSRECNDYLGPKGQNFKRYGEGKRSRAYSPTIKCQECGNYDPNKPLQLSKKLCYKCGAPGHLVRDCRRGRN from the coding sequence ATGGCAAACCTGGCGAACACCATGGAAGTGAATGCTGTTGTGATTCTGCAAGTTGTGCAGAGGTTAACCCAACCGGCCAGAAGTAAAAACGACAAGGGAAAAAGTGCTGAGGACAGCTTGAGTGGTGTCCCGAGAACTCTAGCTACATTTCAGAAGGCTGACCCACCAGTTTTCAATGGTTCGGCAAACCATACTGAAGCAGACAACTGGTTCCAAGTTGTGGAGCATGCATTGCTAACTCAACATGTACCGTATGACAAGTTTGTGGAACATGCAACTTATCAACTAGTGGGAGAAGCTCAGCAATGGTGGCAAGGAGAGTGCCGACTGCTATACCAACAGAACGTAAACATTACCTGGGCGTTATTCGAGGCAGCTTTCTACAAGAAGTACTTTCTTGAGTCAATAAATCAGGCCAGAGAGTTAGAGTTCTTACAGCTGAAGCAAGGGTCCATGACTATAGCAGAATACACCAACAAGTTCGAGGAACTCTGTAGGTTCTCAAGGATAAGTCAGGGTACTTCTGGGTCTTATGAGGGGTGGAAATACGTCAAATATGAAGTAAGGCTGAGGGAAGATATCAGACGTGCTGTGGCTCCATTGGAGATGAGGAGATTCTCTGAATTGGTGGACAATGCGAGGGTTGTTGAAGAATATGCAAGGACGGTAGCCTCATCAAGGAACACTCATGGAGGGAATACTAGTAGGGAATGCAATGATTACCTTGGACCAAAGGGACAAAACTTCAAGAGATATGGTGAAGGAAAGCGATCAAGAGCTTACTCCCCTACTATAAAATGTCAGGAGTGTGGGAACTATGATCCAAATAAGCCATTACAGTTAAGTAAGAAGCTATGTTACAAGTGTGGCGCACCAGGACATTTGGTTAGAGATTGTCGCCGCGGGAGGAACTGA